A single region of the Triticum dicoccoides isolate Atlit2015 ecotype Zavitan chromosome 2B, WEW_v2.0, whole genome shotgun sequence genome encodes:
- the LOC119366876 gene encoding uncharacterized protein LOC119366876, whose amino-acid sequence MPTVRRRNPDVHVKALEGIVSANTFLTVAVFIGITGTITPSSTVPRNCVAGDDIAQNFFLFEILSFGFYLLSSLVAQGMKLSVTLLAAGDDFYGDGEQKPVMTDDCEEMPAWRAAGPRERRRAVLRYARPMMLLAAACSIMGTFFLLLSMIDAIQLKFGILSCNIPLAVGATFALSVLAVSGLLFYGCTVGYALYNYLP is encoded by the coding sequence ATGCCGACGGTGCGGCGGCGGAACCCGGACGTGCACGTGAAGGCGCTGGAGGGCATCGTGTCGGCCAACACCTTCCTCACCGTGGCCGTCTTCATCGGCATCACGGGCACCATCACGCCCTCCTCCACCGTCCCGCGGAACTGCGTCGCCGGGGACGACATCGCCCAAAACTTCTTCCTCTTCGAGATCCTCTCCTTCGGCTTCTACCTGCTGTCCAGCCTGGTGGCGCAGGGCATGAAGCTGTCCGTCACGCTGCTGGCCGCCGGCGACGACTTCTACGGCGACGGCGAGCAGAAGCCGGTCATGACGGACGACTGCGAGGAGATGCCGGCGTGGCGCGCCGCGGGCCCCCGGGAGCGGCGCCGCGCCGTGCTGCGGTACGCGCGGCCCATGATGCTGCTGGCCGCCGCGTGCTCCATCATGGGCACCTTCTTCCTGCTGCTCTCCATGATCGACGCCATCCAGCTCAAGTTCGGGATCCTGTCCTGCAACATCCCGCTCGCCGTCGGCGCCACCTTCGCGCTCTCCGTGCTCGCCGTCTCCGGCCTGCTCTTCTACGGCTGCACCGTCGGATACGCGCTCTACAACTACCTGCCGTGA